Proteins encoded together in one Mycolicibacter minnesotensis window:
- a CDS encoding acyl-CoA carboxylase subunit beta, giving the protein MSNKTTAELLAELREKLELAKEPAGEAAIAKRAKKGIPSARERIHALLDPGTFLEIGALCKTPGDPNALYGDGVVTGHGRINGRPVGVFSHDQTVFQGSVGEMFGRKVAKLMEWVAMVGCPIIGINDSAGARIQDAVTSLAWYAELGRRHEMLRGLVPEISIILGKCAGGAVYSPVQTDLLVAVRDQGYMFITGPDVIKDVTGEDVTFDELGGADVQAQRGNIHKVVEDEAAAFQYVRDYLSFLPANHFDDAPIVNPGLEPEITPHDLELDSIVPDADNTAYDMHEILLRMFDDGDVFEISDQRGQAMITAFARVDGHPVGVIANQPMYMSGAVDTEASDKAASFIRFCDSFNLPLVFVVDTPGAMPGVAEEKNGIIKRGGRFFNAIVEADVPKVTFIIRKAYGGGYAVMGSKQLSADLNFAWPTARIAVIGADGAAQLLVKRFPDPTAPEVQKIKADFIAGYNENLAIPWTAAERGYIDAVIQPHETRLLLRKSLRLLRDKQNAPKVQRKHGLLPI; this is encoded by the coding sequence GTGAGTAACAAGACCACCGCCGAACTGCTGGCCGAACTGCGCGAAAAGCTGGAGCTGGCCAAGGAGCCTGCCGGTGAGGCGGCCATCGCCAAGCGGGCCAAGAAGGGCATTCCGAGCGCCCGTGAGCGCATCCATGCGCTGCTGGACCCGGGCACGTTCCTGGAGATCGGTGCGCTGTGCAAGACCCCCGGTGACCCGAACGCGCTGTACGGCGACGGCGTCGTCACCGGCCACGGCCGGATCAACGGCCGCCCCGTCGGGGTGTTCAGCCACGACCAGACTGTGTTCCAGGGGTCGGTCGGCGAGATGTTCGGCCGCAAGGTGGCCAAGCTGATGGAGTGGGTGGCCATGGTCGGTTGCCCGATCATCGGCATCAACGACTCCGCCGGCGCCCGCATTCAGGATGCGGTGACGTCGCTGGCTTGGTATGCCGAGCTGGGCCGTCGCCACGAGATGCTGCGCGGCCTGGTGCCGGAGATCTCGATCATCTTGGGTAAATGTGCTGGGGGAGCGGTGTATTCGCCGGTCCAGACCGACCTGCTGGTGGCCGTGCGCGATCAGGGCTACATGTTCATCACCGGCCCCGACGTGATCAAGGACGTCACCGGTGAGGACGTGACGTTCGACGAGCTCGGCGGCGCGGATGTGCAGGCGCAGCGGGGCAACATTCACAAGGTGGTCGAGGACGAGGCCGCGGCGTTCCAATACGTGCGCGACTACCTGTCGTTCCTGCCGGCCAACCACTTCGACGACGCGCCGATCGTCAACCCGGGTCTCGAGCCCGAGATCACCCCGCACGACCTTGAGCTGGACTCGATCGTTCCGGACGCGGACAACACCGCCTACGACATGCACGAGATCCTGCTGCGGATGTTCGACGACGGCGATGTCTTCGAGATCTCCGACCAGCGCGGCCAGGCGATGATCACCGCGTTCGCCCGGGTGGACGGGCATCCGGTCGGGGTGATCGCCAACCAGCCCATGTACATGTCCGGGGCGGTCGACACCGAGGCCTCCGACAAGGCAGCCAGCTTCATCCGGTTCTGCGACTCCTTCAACCTGCCGTTGGTCTTCGTCGTCGACACTCCCGGCGCCATGCCCGGGGTGGCGGAGGAGAAGAACGGGATCATCAAGCGCGGTGGCCGGTTCTTCAACGCCATCGTCGAGGCCGACGTGCCGAAGGTGACCTTCATCATCCGCAAGGCCTACGGCGGCGGGTACGCGGTGATGGGCTCCAAGCAGCTGTCCGCTGACCTGAACTTCGCCTGGCCGACGGCCAGGATCGCGGTGATCGGCGCCGACGGTGCGGCCCAACTGCTGGTGAAGCGCTTCCCGGACCCGACCGCGCCCGAGGTGCAGAAGATCAAGGCGGACTTCATCGCCGGTTACAACGAGAACTTGGCGATCCCGTGGACTGCTGCCGAGCGTGGCTACATCGACGCGGTGATCCAGCCGCACGAGACCCGGTTGCTGCTGCGTAAGTCGCTGCGGTTGCTGCGGGACAAGCAGAACGCCCCCAAGGTGCAGCGCAAGCACGGCCTGCTGCCGATCTAA
- the pks13 gene encoding polyketide synthase Pks13 (Pks13 is a key enzyme in mycolic acid biosynthesis.), whose product MTGDDEAERSDGDDAILRGTSRTDLTVADMRAWLRNWVANATSQSPEKINETAPLIELGLSSRDAVAMASDIEDFTGVTLSATVAFRHPTIEALATVIVEGEPVLDDDAAGEDWSRDADVADIAVVGLATRFPGDMNTPEDTWEKLLAGFNAITDLPEGRWSEFMEEPRVAERVKKARTRGGYLSDIKGFDAEFFALSKMEADNVDPQQRMALELTWEALEHARIPASSLRGEAVAVYMGSTNGDYQNLALSDPSITHPYAITGNSSSIIANRVSYFYDFRGPSITIDTACSSSLVAAHSGVQALRNGEADVAVVGGVNALVTPLVTVGFDEVGGVLSPDGRIKSFSADADGYSRAEGGGVLVLKRVDDARRDGDQILAVIAGSAVNHDGRSNGLLAPNPDAQAAVLRKAYKNAGIDPRTVDYIEAHGTGTILGDPIEAEALGRVVGRGRAADKPALLGAVKSNVGHLESAAGAASLAKVVLAMQHDKIPPSINYAGPNPYIDFVGTHLQVADTATDWPRYSGYAVAGVSGFGFGGANAHLVVREVLPRDVIVKETEAPVAEEASEPEIEHEAPRFDEYGEFIAPESSHGYGDEPAYELPGLTDEALRLRDEALAELAEQEPVQPLIPLAISAFLTSRKKAAAAELADWIDSEEGRATPLTSIGRSLSRRNHGRSRAVVLAHDHDEAIAGLRAVAEGKQKPNVYSVDGPVTNGPVWVMAGFGAQHRKMGKNLYLRDPIFAEWIEKVDAHVQDERGYSVLELILDDSHEYGIETSNIAIFAIQIALGEVLKHHGARPTAVIGQSLGEPASAYFSGGLSLADATRVICSRAHLMGEGEAMLFGEYIRFMALVEYSAEELKAVFADFPGLEVCVYAAPTQTVIGGPPEQIDEIVARAESEGRFARKLQTKGAGHTSQMDPLLGEFSAELQGIEPHTPNIGIFSTVHEGSYVKPGGEPIHDVEYWKKGMRHSVYFTHGVRNAVDNGYTTFLELAPNPVALMQVGLTTASAGLHDAQLIATLARKTDDVDAMTMAMAQLYVYGHDLDFRTLFPREVQGPISPAEFANIPPTRFRRKPHWLDARFSGDATGVMPGSHVATPDGRHVFEYAGRGETDLAALVKAAAATVLPDSTLSAAEQRAVPGEGSRLVTTLTRHPGGAAVQVHARIGESFTLVYDALVSRGGAAGVLPVAVGAGTAVSESVSASVAPVDEPVDDAAILHDNLTAGAGLAAGFAKWSPESGETIADRLGTIVGSAMGYEPEDLPWEVPLIELGLDSLMAVRIKNRVEYDFDMPPIQLTAVRDANLYNVAEMIQYAVDHRDEIEALHEHQKTQTADEIAAEQAAIIAAAKAAEAAQDAPAPAAEADAAPPASDIPIPPPPTNPAGPAGGAPIPPPPTDPSGPGANSSGVSTKTAAAAAAKVLTQEAVTEALGADVPPRDAAERVTFATWAIVTGKSPGGIFNELPKLDEDTATKVAERLAERAEGIITVDDVKSATTIEALATIVRDQLEDGVVDGFVRTLRAKPEGSNKAPLFVFHPAGGSTVVYEPLMKRLPADLPVYGIERVEGSIEERAAEYVPKLLDLHDGPFLLAGWSLGGALAYACAIGLKQAGADVRYVGLLDLVLPGEPIDQSKEGMRARWDRYARFAERTFNVEVPEIPYEELEKLDDEGQVRFVLDVVAQSGVQIPGGIIEHQRTSYLDNRALDTIEIQPYEGHVTLYMADRYHDDAIVFEPAYATRKPDGGWGEYISDLEIVPIGGEHVQVIDEPYIAKVGAHMSEAINRIQGEQ is encoded by the coding sequence ATGACCGGCGACGACGAGGCAGAGCGCAGCGACGGCGACGACGCAATCCTGCGCGGCACCAGCCGCACCGACCTGACCGTCGCCGACATGCGGGCCTGGCTGCGCAACTGGGTGGCCAACGCCACCTCCCAGTCGCCGGAGAAGATCAACGAGACCGCGCCGCTGATCGAACTGGGTCTGTCGTCGCGTGACGCGGTAGCCATGGCGTCGGACATCGAGGACTTCACCGGGGTCACGCTGTCGGCGACGGTGGCATTCCGGCACCCGACGATCGAGGCGCTGGCCACCGTGATCGTCGAGGGCGAGCCTGTGCTGGATGACGACGCGGCCGGCGAGGACTGGTCACGCGACGCCGATGTCGCCGACATCGCGGTGGTGGGCCTGGCCACCCGCTTCCCCGGCGACATGAACACTCCCGAGGACACCTGGGAGAAGCTGCTGGCGGGGTTCAATGCGATCACCGACCTGCCCGAGGGGCGCTGGTCGGAGTTCATGGAGGAGCCGAGGGTCGCCGAGCGGGTCAAGAAGGCGCGCACCCGCGGTGGCTACCTCTCTGACATCAAGGGTTTCGACGCGGAGTTCTTCGCGCTGTCGAAGATGGAAGCCGACAACGTCGACCCGCAGCAGCGGATGGCGCTCGAGCTGACCTGGGAGGCGCTGGAGCACGCCCGGATCCCGGCGTCGAGCCTGCGCGGCGAAGCGGTCGCGGTCTACATGGGTTCGACGAACGGTGACTACCAGAACCTGGCACTGTCCGACCCGAGCATCACCCACCCGTATGCCATCACCGGCAACTCCAGCTCGATCATCGCCAACCGGGTGAGCTACTTCTACGACTTCCGCGGCCCGTCGATCACCATCGACACCGCCTGCTCGTCGTCGCTGGTCGCCGCGCACTCGGGTGTACAGGCGCTGCGCAACGGTGAGGCCGACGTGGCGGTTGTCGGCGGTGTCAACGCGCTGGTCACCCCGTTGGTGACGGTCGGTTTCGACGAGGTCGGCGGGGTGCTCTCACCCGATGGCCGGATCAAGTCGTTCTCGGCCGACGCCGACGGTTACTCCCGTGCCGAGGGTGGCGGTGTGCTGGTGCTCAAGCGGGTGGATGACGCCCGCCGTGACGGCGACCAGATCCTCGCGGTGATCGCCGGTTCGGCGGTCAACCACGACGGCCGGTCCAACGGCCTGTTGGCGCCCAACCCGGACGCTCAGGCCGCGGTCCTGCGCAAGGCTTATAAGAACGCCGGTATCGACCCGCGCACCGTCGACTACATCGAGGCGCACGGCACCGGAACCATCCTGGGTGACCCGATCGAGGCCGAGGCGCTGGGCCGGGTGGTTGGCCGGGGCCGCGCCGCGGACAAGCCCGCGCTGTTGGGTGCGGTGAAATCCAATGTGGGCCATCTGGAGTCGGCAGCCGGTGCGGCGAGCCTTGCCAAGGTCGTGCTCGCCATGCAGCACGACAAGATCCCGCCGTCGATCAACTACGCCGGACCCAACCCCTACATCGACTTCGTCGGCACCCACCTGCAGGTCGCCGACACCGCTACCGACTGGCCGCGTTACAGCGGGTATGCGGTCGCTGGGGTGTCTGGCTTCGGCTTCGGTGGGGCCAACGCCCACCTGGTGGTACGCGAGGTGTTGCCGCGCGACGTGATCGTCAAGGAGACCGAAGCGCCTGTCGCCGAAGAGGCTTCGGAACCCGAGATCGAGCACGAAGCCCCCCGCTTCGACGAATACGGCGAGTTCATCGCGCCGGAGAGCTCACATGGCTACGGCGACGAACCCGCGTACGAACTGCCCGGCCTGACCGATGAGGCGTTGCGGCTGCGCGACGAGGCGCTCGCCGAGCTGGCCGAGCAAGAGCCCGTGCAACCTCTGATCCCCCTGGCGATCTCGGCGTTTCTGACTTCCCGCAAGAAGGCCGCTGCGGCCGAGCTTGCCGACTGGATCGACAGCGAAGAGGGCCGGGCCACCCCGCTGACGTCGATCGGCCGGTCGCTGTCGAGGCGCAACCATGGCCGTTCGCGTGCCGTGGTCCTGGCTCACGACCACGACGAGGCCATCGCGGGCCTGCGCGCGGTCGCCGAGGGCAAGCAAAAGCCCAACGTGTACTCCGTCGACGGCCCGGTCACCAACGGGCCGGTCTGGGTGATGGCCGGCTTCGGTGCCCAGCACCGCAAGATGGGCAAGAACCTCTACCTGCGCGACCCGATCTTCGCCGAATGGATTGAGAAGGTCGACGCCCACGTCCAGGACGAGCGCGGCTACTCGGTGCTGGAGTTGATCCTCGACGACTCACACGAGTACGGCATCGAGACCTCCAACATCGCCATCTTCGCCATCCAGATCGCCCTCGGCGAGGTGCTCAAGCACCACGGAGCGCGCCCGACCGCCGTGATCGGCCAGTCATTGGGCGAGCCGGCGTCAGCGTACTTCTCCGGAGGTCTGTCGCTGGCCGATGCCACCCGAGTGATCTGCTCGCGCGCTCACCTGATGGGTGAGGGCGAAGCGATGCTGTTCGGCGAGTACATCCGCTTCATGGCGCTCGTCGAGTACTCCGCCGAGGAACTCAAGGCGGTGTTCGCGGATTTCCCCGGCCTGGAGGTGTGCGTCTATGCCGCTCCCACCCAGACGGTGATCGGCGGACCGCCCGAACAGATCGACGAGATCGTCGCGCGGGCCGAATCCGAGGGCCGGTTCGCCCGCAAGCTGCAGACCAAGGGCGCCGGCCACACCTCGCAGATGGACCCCCTGCTGGGCGAATTCTCCGCGGAGCTGCAGGGCATCGAGCCGCACACTCCCAACATCGGCATCTTCTCGACCGTGCACGAGGGCAGCTACGTCAAGCCCGGCGGCGAGCCGATCCACGATGTGGAGTACTGGAAGAAGGGGATGCGGCACAGCGTCTACTTCACCCACGGTGTTCGCAATGCCGTCGACAATGGCTACACCACCTTCCTTGAGCTGGCGCCGAACCCGGTCGCGCTCATGCAGGTGGGGCTGACGACGGCCAGCGCGGGGCTTCACGATGCCCAATTGATCGCCACATTGGCCCGCAAGACCGACGATGTCGACGCCATGACCATGGCAATGGCACAGCTCTACGTCTATGGCCACGACCTCGATTTCCGCACCTTGTTCCCGCGTGAGGTGCAGGGGCCGATCAGTCCGGCGGAGTTCGCCAACATTCCGCCCACGCGCTTCAGGCGCAAGCCGCACTGGCTCGACGCCCGGTTCTCCGGAGACGCCACCGGTGTGATGCCTGGATCGCACGTCGCTACCCCGGACGGCCGGCACGTCTTCGAGTACGCCGGTCGCGGCGAGACGGACTTGGCCGCCCTGGTCAAAGCCGCTGCCGCGACTGTCCTTCCGGATTCGACCTTGTCGGCCGCCGAGCAGCGGGCTGTTCCGGGCGAGGGTTCCCGACTGGTCACTACGCTGACCCGGCATCCGGGCGGCGCGGCCGTGCAGGTGCACGCCCGGATCGGTGAGTCGTTCACGCTGGTTTACGACGCGCTGGTGTCGCGTGGCGGCGCAGCCGGGGTGTTGCCGGTCGCCGTCGGCGCGGGCACTGCGGTGAGTGAGTCCGTTTCGGCTTCGGTTGCGCCGGTTGACGAACCGGTCGACGACGCCGCGATCCTGCACGACAACCTGACGGCTGGCGCCGGTCTGGCGGCCGGTTTCGCCAAGTGGTCACCGGAATCCGGTGAGACCATCGCGGATCGGTTGGGCACCATCGTCGGCAGTGCCATGGGCTATGAGCCCGAGGACCTGCCGTGGGAGGTGCCGCTGATCGAGCTGGGTCTCGATTCGCTGATGGCGGTGCGGATCAAGAACCGGGTCGAATACGACTTCGACATGCCGCCGATCCAGCTGACCGCGGTCCGCGACGCGAACCTCTACAACGTCGCGGAGATGATCCAGTACGCCGTCGATCACCGCGACGAGATCGAGGCGCTGCACGAGCATCAGAAGACCCAGACGGCCGACGAGATCGCCGCCGAACAGGCCGCCATCATCGCGGCAGCCAAAGCGGCCGAGGCGGCGCAAGACGCGCCGGCTCCGGCAGCCGAAGCTGATGCCGCACCGCCGGCCTCGGACATCCCGATCCCGCCGCCGCCGACGAACCCGGCCGGGCCCGCGGGGGGCGCACCGATTCCGCCGCCGCCCACCGATCCTTCCGGCCCGGGTGCCAATTCGAGCGGGGTCAGCACCAAGACCGCTGCCGCGGCAGCGGCCAAGGTGCTCACCCAGGAGGCGGTGACCGAGGCGCTGGGCGCCGACGTGCCACCGCGTGACGCCGCCGAACGGGTCACGTTCGCCACCTGGGCGATCGTCACCGGGAAGTCGCCGGGCGGCATCTTCAACGAGCTGCCCAAGCTGGACGAGGACACCGCGACCAAGGTGGCCGAGCGGCTGGCGGAGCGTGCCGAGGGCATCATCACGGTCGACGACGTGAAGTCGGCCACCACCATCGAGGCGCTGGCGACCATCGTTCGCGATCAGCTCGAGGACGGCGTGGTGGACGGATTCGTTCGCACCTTGCGCGCCAAACCCGAAGGCTCCAACAAGGCTCCGCTGTTCGTGTTCCATCCCGCGGGTGGTTCGACCGTGGTCTACGAGCCGCTGATGAAGCGGTTGCCCGCTGACCTGCCGGTATACGGCATCGAGCGGGTGGAAGGCTCCATCGAGGAACGCGCCGCCGAGTACGTGCCCAAGTTGCTTGACCTGCACGATGGGCCGTTCCTCTTGGCCGGTTGGTCGCTGGGCGGGGCGCTGGCTTACGCATGCGCGATCGGACTGAAGCAAGCGGGCGCCGATGTGCGTTACGTCGGTCTGCTCGACCTGGTGCTTCCCGGTGAGCCGATCGACCAGAGCAAGGAAGGCATGCGGGCACGCTGGGACCGTTATGCACGGTTTGCCGAGCGCACCTTCAATGTCGAGGTTCCCGAGATCCCGTACGAGGAACTGGAGAAGCTCGACGACGAGGGTCAGGTCCGGTTCGTGCTGGACGTGGTGGCCCAGAGCGGCGTACAGATCCCCGGCGGCATCATCGAGCACCAGCGCACGTCGTACCTGGACAATCGGGCCCTGGACACCATCGAGATCCAGCCCTACGAGGGACACGTCACGCTGTACATGGCCGACCGCTACCACGATGACGCCATCGTGTTCGAGCCCGCCTACGCGACCCGCAAGCCCGATGGTGGCTGGGGCGAATACATCTCCGACCTGGAGATCGTGCCGATCGGGGGCGAGCACGTCCAGGTCATCGACGAGCCGTACATTGCCAAGGTGGGCGCCCACATGAGTGAGGCGATCAATCGGATCCAGGGAGAGCAGTGA
- the fadD32 gene encoding long-chain-fatty-acid--AMP ligase FadD32 produces the protein MAPATQASYHNPFVKDGKIRFPDNANLVRTVERWAGLRGEKVAYRFLDFSTERDGIERDISWSDFGARNRAIGARLQQVTKPGDRVAILCGQNLDYLVSFFGIMYAGRIAVPLFDPGEPGHVGRLHAVLDDCTPSAVLTTSDSAEGVNKFFRSRPANARPRVIAVDALPPEVGSTWVMPDTDRSEVAYLQYTSGSTRTPTGVKISHLNLPTNVVQLLDSLKGREGDRGVSWLPFFHDMGLVTILLSSVMGQQFTFMSPAAFVRRPGRWIRELARKEGETGEVYSAAPNFAFEHAAARGLPKEGEPPLDLSNVKAILNGSEPVSAASLRKFNEAFAPYGFREEAIKPSYGLAEATLFVSTTPIGEKPKIIYVDREALNNANRLVEVPEDAPNAVAQASAGRISVDQWTIIVDYETGAELPDGQIGEIWLQGNNMGIGYWNREEETADTFQNVLKSRTSPSRAEGSDENGFWVRTGDYGAYYEDDLYITGRVKDLVIVDGRNHYPQDLEYSAQEASRALRAGYVAAFSVPANQLPQSAFDNPHSGLKFDPEDSSEQLVIVAERAPGAHKLEYQPIADDIRAAIAVRHGVTVRDVLLVSAGTVPRTSSGKIGRRACRAAYLDGSLRSGTTGPNAYPDEV, from the coding sequence ATGGCCCCGGCAACACAGGCCAGTTACCACAACCCGTTCGTCAAGGACGGCAAGATCCGGTTCCCGGACAACGCCAACCTGGTGCGGACCGTCGAGCGCTGGGCTGGTCTGCGTGGCGAGAAGGTCGCGTATCGGTTCCTGGACTTCTCCACCGAGCGTGACGGCATCGAGCGCGACATCTCCTGGTCGGATTTCGGGGCGCGGAACCGGGCGATCGGTGCCCGGCTGCAACAGGTCACCAAGCCGGGTGACCGGGTGGCGATCCTGTGTGGGCAGAACCTGGACTACCTGGTGTCCTTCTTCGGGATCATGTACGCCGGCCGCATCGCCGTGCCGCTGTTCGACCCGGGCGAGCCGGGCCACGTGGGCCGGCTGCACGCGGTGCTCGACGACTGCACTCCGTCGGCGGTACTGACCACCAGCGACTCCGCTGAAGGCGTGAACAAGTTCTTCCGCAGCCGCCCGGCCAACGCCAGGCCTCGGGTCATCGCGGTCGACGCGTTGCCGCCAGAGGTGGGGTCGACTTGGGTGATGCCCGATACCGACCGCAGCGAGGTGGCCTACCTGCAGTACACCTCCGGCTCCACCCGCACCCCGACCGGGGTGAAGATCAGCCACCTGAACCTGCCCACCAACGTCGTGCAGCTGCTGGACTCGCTCAAGGGCCGCGAGGGCGACCGGGGCGTCAGCTGGCTGCCTTTCTTCCACGACATGGGGCTGGTCACCATCCTGCTGTCGTCGGTGATGGGTCAGCAGTTCACCTTCATGAGCCCGGCCGCTTTTGTGCGCCGGCCAGGCCGGTGGATCCGGGAGTTGGCCCGCAAGGAGGGGGAGACCGGCGAGGTCTACTCGGCGGCCCCCAACTTCGCCTTCGAGCATGCCGCGGCGCGTGGCCTGCCCAAGGAGGGCGAGCCGCCGCTGGACCTGAGCAACGTCAAGGCGATCCTCAACGGCAGTGAGCCGGTGTCCGCGGCGTCCCTGCGCAAGTTCAACGAGGCCTTCGCGCCCTACGGGTTCCGCGAGGAGGCCATCAAGCCGTCCTACGGTCTGGCCGAGGCCACCCTGTTCGTGTCCACGACCCCGATCGGCGAGAAGCCGAAGATCATCTACGTCGACCGCGAGGCGCTCAACAACGCCAACCGTCTGGTCGAGGTGCCGGAGGACGCCCCGAACGCCGTCGCGCAGGCGTCGGCCGGGCGGATCAGCGTCGACCAGTGGACGATCATCGTCGACTATGAGACCGGCGCCGAGCTGCCCGACGGCCAGATCGGCGAGATCTGGTTGCAGGGCAACAACATGGGCATCGGCTACTGGAACCGTGAGGAAGAGACCGCCGACACGTTCCAGAACGTGCTCAAGTCGCGTACCAGCCCGTCTCGGGCCGAGGGCTCCGACGAGAACGGCTTCTGGGTGCGCACCGGTGACTACGGCGCCTACTACGAGGACGACCTCTACATCACCGGTCGGGTGAAGGACCTGGTGATTGTCGACGGCCGCAACCACTACCCACAGGACCTGGAGTACTCCGCGCAGGAGGCGAGCCGGGCGCTGCGGGCGGGGTATGTCGCGGCGTTCTCGGTGCCGGCCAACCAGTTGCCGCAGTCGGCCTTCGACAACCCGCACTCCGGGCTGAAGTTCGACCCCGAAGACAGCTCCGAGCAGTTGGTGATCGTCGCCGAGCGGGCACCGGGCGCTCACAAGCTGGAATACCAGCCCATCGCCGATGACATTCGGGCGGCGATCGCGGTGCGCCACGGCGTGACCGTGCGTGACGTGCTGCTGGTGTCTGCGGGCACGGTGCCGCGGACGTCCAGTGGCAAGATCGGTCGCCGCGCCTGCCGGGCCGCCTACCTGGACGGCAGCCTGCGCAGCGGCACCACCGGCCCGAACGCTTACCCCGACGAGGTCTAA
- the culp6 gene encoding carboxylesterase Culp6 — translation MAKKKTAKSPRKSPRKSQANRRRVLAWIAAGAMALVVALVIVAVVIWIRRPATPPIAEQPGAGSPSTSSVPTRTKKPRPAYQDASCPDVQLVSVPGTWETSPTDNPLDPNQFPIALLLTVTRPIAQQFDAARVQTYTVPYTAQFHNPLSSDKQMSYNDSRAEGTRATIKALTEMNERCPLTSYVLVGFSQGAVIAGDVASKIGNWEGPVDEDLVLGVTLIADGRRQTGVGVDVPPSPPGQGAEVTLHELPILSGMGLTMTGAREGGFGDLDKRTNEICAVGDLVCAAPQEAFSVGKLPATLSTLAGGAAQPVHALYGTTDVWSQDGLSATQWTLNWARELIDNAPRPPHG, via the coding sequence ATGGCCAAGAAGAAGACAGCGAAATCCCCCCGGAAGTCGCCCCGCAAGTCGCAAGCCAACCGGAGGCGTGTCCTCGCCTGGATCGCCGCCGGAGCGATGGCTCTGGTGGTGGCGCTGGTGATCGTGGCGGTGGTGATCTGGATCCGCCGCCCGGCCACGCCACCGATCGCCGAGCAGCCTGGGGCGGGTAGCCCGTCCACCAGCTCGGTGCCGACGCGGACCAAGAAGCCACGCCCGGCCTATCAGGACGCCAGCTGCCCAGACGTGCAGCTGGTGTCGGTGCCCGGCACCTGGGAGACCTCGCCGACGGACAACCCGCTCGACCCCAACCAGTTTCCGATCGCGCTGCTGCTCACCGTCACCCGTCCGATTGCGCAGCAGTTCGACGCTGCCCGGGTGCAGACCTACACGGTTCCCTACACCGCGCAGTTCCATAACCCGCTGTCGTCCGACAAGCAGATGAGCTACAACGACAGCCGCGCCGAAGGAACCCGCGCCACCATCAAGGCGCTGACCGAGATGAATGAGCGGTGCCCGCTGACCAGCTATGTGCTGGTCGGCTTCTCGCAGGGCGCGGTGATCGCCGGCGACGTGGCCAGCAAGATCGGCAACTGGGAGGGACCGGTCGACGAAGATCTGGTGCTGGGCGTCACGCTGATCGCCGACGGCCGCCGTCAGACTGGCGTGGGTGTAGACGTCCCGCCGTCTCCGCCCGGTCAGGGCGCCGAGGTGACCCTGCACGAGCTGCCGATCCTGTCCGGGATGGGATTGACCATGACCGGCGCGCGCGAGGGCGGTTTCGGCGACCTCGATAAGCGCACCAATGAGATCTGCGCGGTCGGTGACCTGGTCTGCGCGGCCCCGCAGGAGGCGTTCAGCGTCGGCAAGCTGCCGGCGACGCTGTCAACGCTGGCCGGCGGTGCTGCTCAGCCGGTGCACGCGCTGTACGGCACCACCGACGTCTGGAGCCAGGACGGCTTGTCCGCAACCCAGTGGACGCTGAACTGGGCGCGTGAACTCATCGACAACGCGCCCCGTCCGCCACACGGCTGA
- a CDS encoding alpha/beta hydrolase-fold protein: MSGLSKLLRALCVGVLMLGLWSGGTIVSPGAHAAQFENLMVPSPSMGRDIPVAFLNQGPHAVYLLDAFDAHPELSNWVTAGNAMNTLAGKGVSVVAPAGGAYSMYTNWEQDGSKQWDTFLSSELPDWLAANRGLAPGGHAVVGAAQGGYAAVALATFHPDRFGFAGSMSGFLGPANTTEGGVIAAGLQNFGGVDPYGMWGAPQLGRWKWHDPTVHATLLAQNNTRVWVYAPLGGASNPAAMIGDPSQAAGSGRFFNAQYRQVRGKNGHFDFSPGDNGWGSWSSQLGAMAGDIVGAIR; the protein is encoded by the coding sequence ATGAGCGGACTGTCGAAGTTGCTGCGGGCGCTGTGCGTCGGAGTGCTGATGCTGGGGTTGTGGAGCGGGGGCACCATCGTGAGCCCGGGAGCGCACGCCGCACAGTTCGAGAACCTGATGGTCCCGTCGCCGTCGATGGGCCGGGACATCCCGGTGGCGTTCCTGAACCAGGGCCCGCACGCGGTGTACCTGCTCGACGCGTTCGACGCGCACCCCGAGCTGAGCAACTGGGTGACCGCGGGCAACGCGATGAACACCTTGGCGGGCAAGGGCGTCTCGGTGGTCGCGCCGGCCGGTGGGGCCTACAGCATGTACACCAACTGGGAGCAGGACGGCAGCAAGCAGTGGGACACCTTCCTGTCCAGTGAGCTGCCGGACTGGCTGGCGGCCAACCGGGGCCTGGCGCCGGGCGGGCACGCGGTGGTCGGCGCGGCCCAGGGTGGTTACGCGGCAGTGGCGCTGGCCACCTTCCACCCCGACCGGTTCGGCTTCGCCGGGTCGATGTCGGGCTTCCTGGGGCCGGCCAACACCACCGAGGGCGGCGTGATCGCCGCGGGCCTGCAGAACTTCGGTGGCGTCGACCCCTACGGCATGTGGGGCGCGCCGCAGCTCGGTCGCTGGAAGTGGCACGACCCGACCGTGCACGCCACCCTGCTCGCGCAGAACAACACCCGGGTCTGGGTCTACGCCCCGCTGGGCGGCGCCTCCAACCCGGCGGCGATGATCGGCGACCCGTCGCAGGCGGCCGGCAGTGGCCGGTTCTTCAACGCTCAGTACCGCCAGGTACGTGGCAAGAACGGCCACTTCGACTTCTCGCCCGGTGACAACGGCTGGGGTTCGTGGTCGTCGCAGCTGGGCGCAATGGCCGGCGACATCGTCGGCGCGATCCGCTAG